Proteins from a genomic interval of Stenotrophomonas sp. 24(2023):
- a CDS encoding sigma-70 family RNA polymerase sigma factor has product MADDAAEARIDLALARRVQHNGDRQAFEQLVRRHQGTVRAQLRRLLHGDDATADDLAQETFVLAWRKLDQFRGDARFSTWLYRVAYSCFLQARRRPAQPEGDEDGGLEQLPAPRQRIDLQLDLEQAMRRLSPAEQAVLLHCVQLGLSHEEAAYVLSLPLGTVKTHALRGRAKLKTWLAAWHPADGDEEFP; this is encoded by the coding sequence GTGGCTGATGATGCGGCCGAGGCGCGCATCGATCTGGCCTTGGCCAGGCGCGTACAGCACAACGGTGACCGCCAGGCCTTCGAGCAGCTGGTGCGCCGCCATCAGGGCACGGTGCGCGCGCAGCTGCGGCGCCTGCTGCACGGTGACGACGCCACTGCCGATGACCTGGCGCAGGAGACCTTCGTGCTGGCATGGCGCAAGCTGGACCAGTTCCGTGGTGATGCGCGCTTTTCCACCTGGCTGTACCGCGTGGCCTACTCCTGCTTCCTGCAGGCACGGCGACGCCCCGCACAACCGGAGGGCGACGAGGACGGGGGGCTGGAGCAGCTGCCCGCCCCCCGCCAACGGATCGACCTGCAGCTGGACCTGGAACAGGCGATGCGCCGGCTGTCACCGGCTGAACAGGCCGTACTGCTGCATTGCGTGCAGCTTGGGCTGAGCCACGAGGAGGCCGCCTACGTGCTGTCCCTGCCGCTGGGCACGGTGAAGACGCATGCCCTGCGCGGCAGGGCCAAACTGAAGACATGGCTGGCGGCATGGCATCCTGCCGACGGCGACGAGGAATTCCCATGA
- a CDS encoding M14 family metallocarboxypeptidase, protein MTAAHFYPIGTPGQPWGEAEKTQWRARQQRQRSYQTDVVAALQPLDGRLQVIQYGQLDYAPDQYPLFAVVNRDWNPALPTALMTGGVHGYETSGVHGALQFLHQHAIGYLGRLNLIVAPCVCPWGYERIQRWNPQAIDPNRSFRDGGQIEEAAALMRFVADRNATLRVHLDLHETTDSDLQEFDPARCARDGKPLGYEAIPDGFYVIGNSEDPQHEFQKALIAAVAPITAIAPPDANGNLAGMPLQSTGVVWGESRSIGACAGFTDARYATTTEVYPDSPRTNPQECNDAQVAAVCAGLDFALAH, encoded by the coding sequence ATGACCGCTGCGCATTTCTATCCGATCGGCACCCCCGGCCAGCCCTGGGGCGAGGCGGAGAAGACGCAGTGGCGGGCGCGCCAGCAGCGCCAGCGCAGCTACCAGACCGATGTGGTGGCGGCCCTGCAGCCGCTGGACGGGCGCCTGCAGGTGATCCAGTACGGCCAGCTGGACTACGCACCGGACCAGTACCCGCTGTTTGCGGTGGTGAACCGTGACTGGAACCCGGCGCTGCCGACCGCGCTGATGACCGGTGGCGTGCATGGCTACGAAACCAGCGGCGTGCATGGCGCGCTGCAGTTCCTGCACCAGCATGCGATCGGCTACCTGGGCCGCTTGAACCTGATCGTGGCCCCCTGCGTGTGTCCCTGGGGTTACGAGCGCATCCAGCGCTGGAATCCCCAGGCCATCGACCCGAACCGGAGCTTCCGTGACGGTGGGCAGATCGAGGAAGCCGCTGCGCTGATGCGTTTCGTGGCCGACCGCAACGCCACCCTGCGCGTGCACCTGGACCTGCACGAAACCACCGACAGCGACCTGCAGGAGTTCGACCCGGCCCGCTGCGCGCGCGACGGCAAGCCGCTCGGCTACGAAGCCATTCCCGATGGCTTCTATGTGATCGGCAACAGTGAAGACCCGCAGCATGAATTCCAGAAGGCGCTGATTGCGGCCGTGGCCCCGATCACCGCCATCGCCCCGCCGGATGCCAACGGCAACCTGGCCGGCATGCCGCTGCAGTCCACCGGCGTGGTCTGGGGCGAATCGCGTTCGATCGGTGCGTGCGCCGGCTTCACCGATGCGCGCTATGCCACGACCACCGAGGTGTACCCGGACAGCCCGCGGACGAACCCGCAGGAGTGCAACGACGCCCAGGTGGCGGCGGTGTGCGCGGGCCTGGATTTCGCGCTGGCGCACTGA
- a CDS encoding DUF3348 family protein — protein sequence MANAAQPVLGGPDFLRLLARLSDGAMPATSPALTDRLGQWVDWNRAVALSAALTGRLPEPGGAGEAADDVLADCAQAEASLQASIHDDAEAERLLDLAEAAAAPNFASLRQRYLVLQRAIQTATGRLRGRLREQLVQVSPALARLAEVDAVMEQTLSPREHALLATAPAVLGTRFERVHGQPGWRAPFRHDMRSLLLAELELRFHPIHGLLAALRSH from the coding sequence ATGGCGAACGCAGCGCAGCCGGTCCTGGGTGGACCGGATTTCCTCCGCCTGCTCGCCCGTCTCAGCGACGGCGCGATGCCGGCCACCAGTCCCGCCCTGACCGATCGCCTCGGCCAGTGGGTGGACTGGAACCGTGCCGTCGCCCTGTCCGCCGCGCTGACCGGGCGCCTGCCCGAGCCCGGCGGAGCCGGCGAGGCGGCAGACGATGTGCTGGCCGACTGCGCCCAGGCCGAAGCCAGCCTGCAGGCATCGATCCACGACGATGCCGAAGCCGAGCGCCTGCTCGACCTTGCCGAAGCCGCCGCCGCACCGAATTTCGCCTCGCTGCGGCAACGCTACCTGGTGCTGCAGCGGGCCATCCAGACCGCCACCGGGCGGCTGCGCGGGCGCCTGCGTGAGCAGCTGGTGCAGGTATCGCCCGCACTGGCGCGACTGGCCGAGGTCGATGCGGTGATGGAACAGACTCTCAGCCCGCGCGAACACGCGCTGCTGGCCACCGCGCCGGCAGTGCTGGGCACCCGCTTTGAACGCGTGCACGGCCAGCCCGGCTGGCGCGCGCCGTTCCGCCATGACATGCGCAGCCTGCTGCTGGCCGAGCTTGAACTGCGCTTCCACCCGATCCACGGGCTGCTTGCGGCCCTGCGCTCCCACTGA